The Gemmatimonadaceae bacterium DNA segment GATATGTGATCCTCGCGCCGGAGTACCGCGGTTCCACCGGCTACGGCGAGGCGCACCACAACGCCATCGACTACGGCGGCAAGGAGCTTGACGACGTCGAGACGGCGCACAGCGTGCTGCAGGCGCGGCCCGAGGTGGACCCGGCTCGCATCGGCATTATGGGCTGGAGCCACGGCGGCTTCATCACCGCGCACCTGCTGATGCGCGGGGCGCGCACGAAGTTCGTCGCCGGCGTCGCGATGGTGCCGACGACCAACCTCGTCTTCCGGCTGTCGTACAAGGGCCCGGGCTACCAGCGCTCGTTCAGCACGCAGGAGGGCATCCGCGGCCTGCCCTTCGAGCGCCGCGAGGAGTACATCAAGCGCTCACCATACTACCACGTGGATTCGCTCGCGCGTCCGATCCTCGTGCACGTGGCCACCAACGACACCGACGCCGACTTCGTGGAGTCGCAGCCGCTGATCGACGCGTTGCGTGCCCGCAAGCCGGAGCTCTCCGAGACCAAGGTCTACGTGGATCCCACGCCGGGCCCGGCCAGCGGCGGACACACCTTCAACCGCCGCGTGAACCGCGAGACGCTGTTGCGCGACGATTCGCCGGAGCAGATCGACTCCT contains these protein-coding regions:
- a CDS encoding S9 family peptidase, translating into MRSAILALLLTASATAAAAQQRPVPMDSARARQLYVSNRPEDHPVANYAQHIAAKARTDSIFAARSAGVMRYEKITYRSQVDGLEIPAYVFSPLTTRPRGHAAMVWVHGGVHGNWDQNYLPFIIEAVQRGYVILAPEYRGSTGYGEAHHNAIDYGGKELDDVETAHSVLQARPEVDPARIGIMGWSHGGFITAHLLMRGARTKFVAGVAMVPTTNLVFRLSYKGPGYQRSFSTQEGIRGLPFERREEYIKRSPYYHVDSLARPILVHVATNDTDADFVESQPLIDALRARKPELSETKVYVDPTPGPASGGHTFNRRVNRETLLRDDSPEQIDSWNLTWAFLEKWLKP